One Candidatus Cardinium hertigii DNA window includes the following coding sequences:
- the lnt gene encoding apolipoprotein N-acyltransferase, translating into MPNYLDATLSPSGIAFLTRFPTKQTSRRYTWFWVCLSSSFFGLAWCSAYFGWLLGIAIIPMLLIMETRIAHKKCTGLGYVFLTLLFWNTLTLWWLYHAAPFAFLFTALYNVFCLFVPWLLYYYLRKWGGLYIGYMGLLTAWLTLEYAHLGWKYWEITFPWLNLGNGLAAMAPWIQWYAYTGILGGSLWILGINILLYHLLFKSATALWLKITACWILFPITSSLLLYYSYSDRGIAVEVVTVQPNFNSYTEKVCTSPSFVPYAKQIDRLLTLSKGALSPATSVIVWPESAIHTWLNEASIPYYPYMQPIWQLLQQLPTVHIITGASSFCEYGPTKTTQTARKIGETYIDLFNSILHLNNNKKIDIYHKEKRLPGAEYIPYAHLLPEPVLVWVKQMFEDIGDIDPTLGKGNGTKLFDIAPQIKVAPVNCYESIYGAFVGEATKKGATLLAILTNDNWWGDTPVYHQHFHYSRLLAIAHRRSIVRSANTGVSGFINQRGDVLAATNRLEAAAMQQRLYAHNTLTFYTLHGDYIGQTAAWACLCLLITTCMACWYKKKSLLNLS; encoded by the coding sequence ATGCCCAATTATTTAGATGCTACTTTATCCCCCTCAGGCATAGCTTTCCTAACTAGATTCCCTACTAAGCAAACCTCCAGGCGGTATACATGGTTTTGGGTTTGCTTAAGCAGTAGTTTCTTTGGGTTAGCTTGGTGCTCTGCTTATTTTGGCTGGTTACTAGGAATAGCTATCATTCCTATGCTACTTATTATGGAAACACGCATTGCACACAAGAAGTGTACGGGATTAGGCTATGTTTTCTTAACGTTATTGTTTTGGAATACGTTAACCCTGTGGTGGCTGTATCATGCGGCTCCTTTCGCTTTTCTTTTTACAGCTTTGTATAATGTCTTCTGCCTTTTTGTCCCTTGGCTGCTGTACTACTACTTGCGTAAATGGGGTGGGCTTTATATAGGTTATATGGGCTTACTAACTGCTTGGTTGACGCTAGAATATGCTCATCTTGGCTGGAAATATTGGGAGATTACTTTCCCCTGGTTAAATCTAGGAAATGGGTTAGCGGCCATGGCTCCATGGATTCAGTGGTATGCCTATACGGGCATATTAGGTGGCTCGCTCTGGATCTTAGGTATAAATATCTTACTTTACCATTTACTTTTTAAATCCGCTACAGCCCTTTGGCTAAAAATTACCGCCTGCTGGATACTTTTTCCCATAACAAGCAGCTTACTACTATACTATAGCTATAGCGATAGAGGTATAGCAGTGGAGGTAGTAACCGTGCAACCTAACTTTAATAGCTATACGGAAAAAGTTTGTACGTCTCCTTCCTTTGTACCCTACGCGAAACAAATAGATCGGCTGCTAACGCTTTCTAAAGGAGCCCTCTCACCCGCAACTAGCGTAATAGTTTGGCCTGAATCAGCTATTCATACTTGGCTGAACGAAGCAAGTATACCCTACTATCCTTACATGCAGCCCATATGGCAGTTGCTGCAACAACTACCTACCGTACATATTATAACAGGCGCCAGCTCTTTCTGTGAATATGGCCCAACGAAAACCACCCAAACAGCAAGAAAAATAGGGGAAACATATATTGATCTTTTCAATAGTATACTACATCTTAACAATAATAAAAAAATAGATATATACCATAAAGAAAAGAGATTACCAGGAGCAGAGTATATCCCTTATGCCCATCTTCTCCCAGAACCAGTATTAGTTTGGGTTAAACAAATGTTCGAAGATATTGGGGATATAGATCCTACGCTAGGGAAAGGAAATGGCACTAAGCTTTTTGATATAGCTCCACAAATTAAAGTTGCACCTGTAAATTGCTATGAATCTATTTATGGTGCTTTTGTAGGAGAAGCTACTAAAAAAGGAGCTACCTTACTGGCTATTTTAACGAATGATAATTGGTGGGGGGATACGCCTGTATACCATCAACATTTTCACTATAGCCGCTTATTGGCTATAGCGCACAGAAGAAGCATAGTACGTTCAGCTAATACAGGTGTTTCTGGATTTATCAATCAACGGGGTGATGTCCTAGCTGCAACCAATCGGTTGGAGGCGGCTGCTATGCAGCAACGGCTGTATGCGCATAATACGTTGACTTTTTACACCTTGCATGGCGACTATATTGGCCAAACAGCTGCATGGGCTTGCTTATGCTTGCTGATTACCACATGCATGGCCTGTTGGTATAAAAAGAAAAGCTTACTTAACTTAAGCTGA
- a CDS encoding N-acetylmuramoyl-L-alanine amidase: MHLKFLSRNWLLFFMMNCGHLENGRYGMEAVSPASALRAGDAFLKQLHNTVVSPCVLHGVEGYRVVPFVDKPNRNHYDSRGGSAVKYLIMHYTVCDFWHTMHLFTEDKDSNRVSAHFVITQEEAAAVAIGREAVPAGRLIQLVPDEQRAWHAGVSNWKNDVNLNPCSLGIEHVNQGGELDSKHFYPFNKDQIHTSGKISHNIVNQYTIDPVHVLGHSDIAPGRKSDPGPLFPWGALYHNHQVGAWLDTEEIGNPDMIKKKYGLRGFPCPTKSDRGALLSMLNSYGYYRDKKDKEGHLDAKIIAAYKSHFSANQRPDLCDAVIRENDMYWAWALNVKYKQ; encoded by the coding sequence ATGCATTTAAAGTTTTTAAGTAGAAATTGGCTCTTATTTTTTATGATGAACTGCGGTCATTTAGAGAATGGGAGGTATGGAATGGAAGCTGTATCCCCTGCTTCTGCTTTAAGAGCAGGAGATGCTTTTTTAAAGCAATTGCACAATACAGTTGTATCACCTTGTGTGCTACATGGCGTGGAAGGATATAGGGTAGTACCATTTGTGGATAAACCCAATCGCAATCATTATGATAGTAGAGGGGGTAGCGCAGTGAAATATTTGATTATGCATTACACAGTGTGTGATTTTTGGCATACAATGCACCTATTTACGGAGGATAAAGATTCGAATCGCGTAAGTGCTCATTTTGTTATTACACAGGAGGAGGCAGCAGCTGTTGCTATCGGGAGGGAAGCGGTGCCAGCTGGAAGGTTGATTCAGCTTGTGCCAGATGAGCAAAGAGCTTGGCATGCAGGAGTAAGTAATTGGAAAAATGACGTGAATCTAAACCCATGTTCCTTAGGCATTGAACATGTTAATCAGGGGGGAGAGCTAGACTCCAAACATTTTTATCCTTTTAATAAGGATCAAATACATACTTCTGGGAAAATAAGTCATAATATTGTGAACCAATACACTATAGATCCTGTACATGTATTGGGGCATTCGGATATTGCACCGGGACGTAAATCTGATCCGGGCCCTTTATTCCCTTGGGGTGCTTTATACCATAACCATCAGGTTGGTGCATGGTTGGATACAGAAGAGATAGGGAATCCGGATATGATTAAAAAGAAGTATGGGCTCAGGGGGTTCCCTTGTCCTACTAAGTCTGATCGGGGTGCCTTACTGAGTATGTTAAATTCCTATGGATATTATCGGGACAAAAAGGATAAGGAAGGGCATCTTGATGCGAAAATCATTGCTGCTTATAAGAGTCATTTTTCTGCTAATCAGCGTCCTGATTTATGCGATGCTGTTATTAGGGAAAATGATATGTATTGGGCTTGGGCGTTAAATGTTAAGTATAAGCAATAG
- the gatC gene encoding Asp-tRNA(Asn)/Glu-tRNA(Gln) amidotransferase subunit GatC, with translation MDLELYCNKIRNTIHNIAAPLSFFKFIDIMLIDHTLLDKLAYLARLEIRPHERASMLRDLNEVVAWVEQLNELDDLLLQQDYNAEVGPPVLAQANDLRRDEAAQVLSHEAALALAPDKDANYFRIPAVRT, from the coding sequence ATGGATTTAGAGCTATATTGCAATAAAATTAGAAATACCATACACAATATAGCGGCTCCTTTATCTTTCTTCAAATTTATAGATATAATGCTAATCGATCATACACTATTAGATAAGTTGGCGTATCTTGCTCGCCTTGAAATACGTCCCCATGAACGAGCGTCTATGTTACGTGATTTAAATGAAGTAGTAGCCTGGGTAGAACAATTAAATGAACTGGATGATCTATTATTACAGCAGGATTATAATGCGGAAGTAGGCCCCCCTGTCCTAGCACAAGCGAATGATTTACGTAGAGACGAAGCAGCGCAAGTGCTATCGCATGAAGCAGCGCTAGCACTTGCGCCTGATAAAGATGCAAATTATTTTCGTATCCCTGCTGTTCGGACTTAG
- a CDS encoding lysylphosphatidylglycerol synthase transmembrane domain-containing protein, with protein sequence METQENNNLEALKVLNLRRIWFPTLCGLAILGFWFYRAGNKLTLATIAQLGRPNGYYLSMAFSSILLREIGHICRLRFLSNATLSWTSCFYIAILWEFSSALTPSVVGGGIVAIFLFSKEGLPLGRSLAYVIVNGIMDNFFFLLAGMPAFGGMYKPLFAMADEFDTVVKSIFFINYFILCIYTLVITMGVFINPTLLKYILLRITSIGFLKKWRRSAYHISKDIVITSHEFKGKGFFFWCKILSCTFFTWMARYSFLNCLIAAYTKVSLSQHVAMFGKQVIMWALMLIPFLPGGSGIAEYSFIQFFEPILGDYTPLIALLWRACTFFLYLLLGIIFLPRWIHRVLEKNA encoded by the coding sequence ATGGAAACACAGGAAAACAACAATCTGGAAGCACTGAAGGTATTAAATCTGAGAAGGATATGGTTCCCTACATTATGTGGGTTAGCTATACTAGGCTTTTGGTTTTATAGAGCGGGCAATAAACTAACGCTTGCAACCATTGCCCAGCTAGGACGACCCAATGGGTACTATTTAAGTATGGCATTTTCATCCATTCTATTACGAGAAATAGGCCATATTTGTAGATTACGCTTCCTAAGTAACGCTACTTTAAGCTGGACAAGTTGTTTTTATATTGCCATTCTATGGGAATTTTCCTCTGCTCTAACTCCCTCAGTAGTAGGGGGAGGTATCGTAGCTATCTTTCTTTTTTCTAAGGAAGGACTCCCGCTGGGTAGATCACTTGCCTATGTTATTGTAAATGGGATCATGGATAACTTCTTTTTCCTGCTAGCAGGGATGCCTGCTTTTGGGGGCATGTATAAACCATTGTTTGCTATGGCGGATGAGTTTGATACAGTTGTAAAATCCATTTTCTTTATCAATTACTTCATATTATGTATCTATACCCTGGTTATAACCATGGGCGTTTTCATTAATCCAACGTTGCTAAAATATATTTTACTACGCATAACCAGTATTGGGTTTTTAAAAAAATGGCGCCGGTCTGCTTACCATATTAGCAAAGATATTGTCATTACTTCCCATGAATTTAAGGGAAAAGGTTTCTTTTTTTGGTGTAAAATTCTGTCTTGCACTTTTTTTACCTGGATGGCACGCTACAGTTTCCTAAACTGCCTTATCGCAGCCTATACCAAGGTTTCCTTAAGCCAACATGTAGCTATGTTCGGGAAGCAAGTAATCATGTGGGCGCTCATGCTGATACCTTTTTTACCAGGTGGAAGTGGTATTGCAGAATATTCATTTATACAATTTTTTGAGCCTATCTTAGGTGATTATACCCCCCTAATAGCATTATTGTGGCGTGCTTGTACTTTTTTTCTATACTTACTGCTAGGTATTATTTTTCTACCTAGGTGGATTCATAGGGTACTTGAAAAAAATGCATAG
- a CDS encoding bifunctional UDP-N-acetylmuramoyl-tripeptide:D-alanyl-D-alanine ligase/alanine racemase, with protein MIKSMPIAYFNELVSLTKGEIIAQVDNFPITELTVDSRYKTITDFPLFFALVGINHDGHAYMPEAYQKGIRQFVVNRDHSFSLPAKDVNILQVPHTLTALQQLAAFHRTKFPIAVLAITGSNGKTIVKEWMHLLLSSQYKTISSPHSYNSQVGVPLSVALLEPYHAYAIFEAGISTKGEMTKLAQIIQPTHGLFTNMGTAHSQGFQDEQEKLTEKANLFTACNKVYYCKEHTSIHTLLQQRHASNQTLVNWSLKQTEATYSVTLKQASQQTTVTIQAAHGAYDFTVSFQDYASLENLIHCLVYALDNGYNPAQLQSLLPQLKPLPMRLTLKSAIHRCKLIDDSYTNDLTSLKLALDFMQSYHKEAKQTIILSDMLQSALSGHALYASIAHVIQSYPISRFIGIGTAISAYSTLFTLPEKCFFNTVEAFIAHQPSFTEEVILIKGARPFQLERIVKRLENNNYGSILAIDVQAIRHNICYFRSKLNASTKVMAMVKAANYGSSSNHELTLLLQRYGLDYLGVAYVEEGIRAREQGITLPIIVMDPANDQWENILHYQLEPSIYSVDLLAELICFVKTKVVQPTLPIHLKLETGLYRLGISATELNTLLKQLKQCPSLQVVSLFSHLAASGTAEQDAYTLLQAERFRQMTQYIEEKLGTQPLKHLLNSNGALRFPQFQFDMVRLGIGLHGVGVAPSIQPHLMPSSTLKTTVSQVKEVPKGATIGYNRKALAKQAMTIAIIPIGYADGLNKIFGNGKGHVIIQNHYCPIIGDICMDRSMVDVTNKPVKRGEEVIIFNAQHSVEAVAQQIGSTSYEILTQISQRVKRIYYI; from the coding sequence TTGATTAAAAGTATGCCCATTGCCTACTTTAATGAATTAGTGTCTCTTACAAAGGGAGAGATCATTGCGCAAGTGGACAATTTCCCTATAACAGAACTAACCGTAGACAGTAGGTACAAGACCATTACTGATTTCCCGCTCTTTTTTGCTTTGGTAGGCATCAACCATGATGGCCACGCATATATGCCTGAGGCTTACCAAAAAGGGATACGGCAATTCGTAGTAAATCGGGATCATTCCTTCTCTCTACCTGCCAAAGATGTGAATATTCTTCAAGTCCCGCATACCCTTACAGCCTTACAGCAATTAGCTGCTTTCCATCGAACCAAGTTCCCAATAGCTGTATTGGCTATTACCGGTAGCAATGGAAAAACAATAGTAAAAGAATGGATGCATTTACTGCTATCCAGCCAATACAAAACCATTAGCAGCCCACATAGCTATAATTCCCAAGTAGGGGTACCGCTATCCGTAGCTTTACTAGAACCATACCATGCGTATGCTATCTTTGAAGCCGGCATCTCTACCAAAGGGGAAATGACAAAATTAGCCCAAATCATTCAACCTACCCATGGACTCTTTACCAATATGGGCACTGCCCACAGCCAAGGGTTCCAAGATGAACAAGAGAAATTAACAGAAAAAGCAAACTTATTTACCGCTTGCAATAAGGTTTACTATTGCAAGGAACATACCTCCATTCACACCCTCTTACAGCAACGCCATGCTAGTAATCAAACATTGGTTAATTGGTCATTAAAGCAAACAGAAGCTACCTATTCGGTAACCCTAAAACAAGCCTCACAACAGACAACCGTAACGATTCAAGCAGCCCATGGTGCATATGATTTTACGGTTTCATTCCAAGACTACGCCTCCCTAGAAAATCTGATACATTGCCTGGTATATGCATTAGACAATGGTTACAACCCCGCTCAGCTGCAAAGCTTACTCCCTCAATTGAAACCACTCCCTATGCGTCTCACGCTTAAATCAGCTATCCACCGTTGCAAGCTGATAGATGACAGCTATACCAACGATTTAACGAGTCTTAAGTTAGCTTTGGATTTTATGCAATCTTATCATAAAGAAGCCAAACAGACCATTATTCTATCTGATATGCTACAATCCGCCCTATCGGGTCATGCGCTCTATGCAAGCATAGCACATGTAATACAAAGCTATCCTATCTCCCGATTCATAGGTATTGGTACTGCTATAAGCGCGTATAGCACCCTCTTTACCCTACCGGAAAAGTGCTTTTTTAATACAGTAGAAGCTTTTATAGCCCATCAACCAAGCTTTACAGAGGAAGTAATTCTCATAAAAGGGGCACGTCCCTTTCAATTAGAACGCATTGTAAAACGCTTAGAAAACAACAACTATGGTAGTATTCTAGCGATAGATGTACAAGCTATTCGCCACAATATCTGTTACTTCAGAAGTAAATTAAATGCTTCTACTAAAGTTATGGCTATGGTAAAAGCAGCCAATTATGGCAGTAGTAGCAATCACGAGTTAACCTTACTGCTGCAACGTTATGGTTTAGATTATTTAGGCGTAGCCTATGTAGAGGAGGGTATTCGTGCACGTGAGCAGGGCATTACGCTACCCATTATAGTTATGGACCCAGCCAATGACCAATGGGAAAACATACTCCATTACCAATTGGAACCATCTATCTATAGTGTAGACCTTTTAGCTGAACTGATCTGTTTTGTAAAAACAAAAGTCGTTCAACCTACCCTTCCCATTCACCTTAAATTAGAAACAGGTCTGTATCGTTTAGGTATCTCAGCAACCGAACTTAACACCCTCTTAAAGCAATTAAAACAATGTCCTTCCTTACAAGTCGTAAGCCTTTTCAGCCATCTAGCTGCTTCTGGCACAGCAGAGCAGGATGCCTATACCTTACTACAAGCAGAAAGATTTAGACAAATGACACAGTATATAGAAGAAAAACTAGGCACACAACCTTTAAAACATCTTTTAAATAGCAACGGCGCTTTACGATTCCCACAGTTTCAATTTGATATGGTGCGATTGGGTATTGGCCTGCATGGCGTAGGGGTAGCTCCAAGCATACAACCGCATCTTATGCCCAGCAGCACACTGAAAACAACTGTTTCCCAAGTTAAAGAGGTTCCAAAAGGTGCAACTATTGGCTATAACCGCAAAGCGCTAGCCAAGCAAGCCATGACTATTGCTATCATACCCATCGGTTACGCAGATGGGTTAAATAAAATATTTGGAAATGGAAAAGGACACGTCATAATCCAAAACCATTATTGTCCGATTATAGGCGATATATGTATGGACAGATCCATGGTAGATGTAACCAACAAACCAGTAAAAAGAGGGGAAGAGGTAATTATATTTAATGCACAGCATTCTGTAGAGGCTGTAGCACAGCAAATTGGCAGTACTTCCTATGAAATACTTACACAAATAAGCCAAAGGGTGAAACGTATTTATTATATTTAA
- a CDS encoding tetratricopeptide repeat protein encodes MLLFLQRFVLVLLCVNSLSQASLAVASPIIASPQLLFDKGMVLSQQQKHSTAQKYWEAYLNNTGKQCNKTEAAYYRIVSALENQEPDAELLVQRFILHYPHSQHVDSLRYRLAKFFFKQGSLSKCLLLYHTIHIKRLSPAEQESYPYELGNVYLTAKDWSKAKKKFTEIKNKTHPYYYPAQLRMAYIALKQEKYDQAIATLEAISKHINDLPEAISLTLEIYHKSRNFEKLLAYIPHLPATAFTKQEQLLIGDAYFFLKQYQAAVSHYQAYLRDGVYDPTTAAKLGYAFYAMQQYTQALTYFKPLLNQSDHNAQIAAYYSGLIYETTHATQAAIEAFEKAAKQKFNIELADLASIKCAGLYYQQGDLQAVIQAMGTFTQENKTSKHLISAQIMLIKSYYQTKSYTEALDYIATLPYKNETILKLYQKLLFYRGLEAYNQGALDVALSYLKQSLHFPFKAALVTQAHFWIAEAFAGLGAYAKALKFYTQLMQQGSANALYHERTLYGLAYAYFNTGNYKAAMTTFKQYAALLPEQPAASMHYDALLRLGDCYYVDKNYKEAITLYERVYAYNPAHVRYQEALIHQIMGNTTAATQCLQEIITQHAPTNYYEKACYQEACMAFDAGHYEIAIQKFSALLQKEPTLALQPDLLIKRALAYENLQKKEEAVADYIAILEKFPTHAHTESALMALSQLSAAEGKARQADYLQKYKQLPNALSSRSDAHALDAIKKLFYGQAYHKVLQQLTVFYTSYPNSTLLPEAYFLMAESYYRLHKISQALHYYKKVIESNQHALHIKAGLRLASIMYQRKQFQEALGYYQKLQKMEPTAKAYEQTLMGIVKSSFVLKKQQATLAACWQLLNNPNVTSVETIQQAHLYLGKVFMQQSEYKSAKSHFMKANMPLHTVAAAEAQYLLAHTTFTLKAYQDSLNSLFALIEKYPHHINYIDQAFLLMADNYIRLNNFTQAKATLDSIINKSKNKKTIATAKKKRNKVSAALKAK; translated from the coding sequence ATGTTACTATTCCTACAGCGTTTTGTCCTTGTGTTGCTATGTGTAAACAGCCTATCCCAGGCAAGTTTAGCAGTGGCTTCCCCCATCATAGCATCTCCACAGCTGCTTTTTGATAAAGGCATGGTATTATCTCAACAACAGAAGCATAGCACCGCACAAAAGTATTGGGAAGCCTATTTAAATAATACTGGAAAACAGTGTAATAAGACTGAAGCAGCTTACTATAGGATTGTATCCGCTTTAGAAAATCAAGAACCTGATGCAGAACTGCTTGTCCAGCGCTTTATCCTACATTACCCCCATAGCCAACACGTAGACAGCTTACGCTATCGTTTGGCTAAGTTTTTTTTCAAACAGGGTTCCTTGTCAAAGTGTCTCCTACTATACCATACCATCCATATAAAAAGATTATCTCCTGCTGAGCAAGAAAGCTATCCCTATGAGCTGGGAAACGTTTACTTAACAGCCAAAGATTGGTCAAAAGCAAAAAAAAAATTTACTGAGATTAAAAATAAAACCCATCCGTACTACTATCCTGCCCAATTACGCATGGCCTATATAGCGCTTAAGCAAGAGAAGTATGACCAAGCCATTGCTACTTTAGAAGCTATTAGTAAGCATATCAATGACTTGCCAGAAGCAATAAGCTTAACATTAGAAATCTACCACAAATCACGTAACTTTGAAAAGTTATTGGCCTATATACCTCATTTGCCAGCTACAGCTTTTACGAAGCAAGAGCAGCTGCTGATAGGCGATGCTTATTTCTTTCTCAAACAATATCAGGCAGCTGTTAGCCATTACCAAGCTTACTTACGTGATGGAGTCTATGATCCAACAACTGCTGCTAAGTTGGGTTATGCGTTTTATGCAATGCAACAATATACGCAAGCCCTTACCTACTTTAAACCATTACTAAATCAATCAGACCATAATGCTCAAATAGCAGCTTACTATAGTGGACTGATCTACGAAACTACGCATGCCACACAAGCGGCTATAGAAGCATTTGAAAAAGCTGCTAAACAAAAGTTTAATATAGAACTAGCTGATTTAGCTAGTATCAAATGTGCTGGTCTCTACTATCAGCAGGGTGACTTACAAGCGGTTATCCAAGCTATGGGTACTTTTACGCAAGAAAATAAAACCAGCAAGCATCTTATCAGTGCTCAAATTATGTTGATAAAGAGCTACTATCAAACAAAATCATATACCGAAGCGCTAGATTACATTGCAACACTACCCTATAAAAATGAAACGATTTTAAAGTTGTATCAAAAGCTGCTTTTTTACCGAGGCCTAGAAGCATATAACCAAGGAGCGCTGGACGTTGCACTATCCTATTTAAAGCAATCCTTGCATTTTCCCTTTAAGGCTGCTTTAGTTACACAAGCACATTTCTGGATAGCAGAAGCTTTTGCCGGATTGGGAGCGTATGCAAAAGCCTTAAAGTTTTACACCCAGCTCATGCAGCAAGGTAGTGCGAACGCATTGTATCATGAGAGAACATTATATGGGTTAGCCTATGCCTATTTTAATACGGGTAACTATAAGGCGGCAATGACTACCTTCAAGCAATATGCAGCCCTTCTTCCCGAACAACCCGCTGCTTCTATGCATTATGATGCCCTATTGCGGCTAGGGGATTGTTATTATGTAGATAAAAATTATAAAGAAGCTATAACGCTCTATGAGCGTGTATATGCTTACAACCCTGCTCATGTGCGTTATCAAGAGGCATTGATTCATCAAATCATGGGTAATACAACAGCTGCTACACAATGCTTACAAGAGATCATTACCCAACATGCCCCAACCAACTATTATGAGAAAGCTTGCTATCAAGAAGCCTGTATGGCATTTGATGCAGGTCATTACGAAATAGCTATTCAAAAATTTAGTGCTCTCCTACAAAAAGAGCCAACGCTTGCCTTACAACCGGACCTGTTGATAAAGCGTGCCTTGGCTTATGAAAATCTGCAAAAAAAAGAAGAAGCTGTTGCTGATTATATCGCTATTTTAGAAAAGTTTCCTACGCATGCCCATACAGAGAGTGCTTTAATGGCTTTATCTCAGCTGTCAGCTGCAGAAGGGAAAGCGCGGCAAGCAGATTATTTACAAAAGTATAAACAGCTACCCAACGCCTTAAGCAGCCGTTCTGATGCACATGCTTTGGATGCTATTAAAAAGTTATTTTACGGCCAGGCCTATCATAAAGTCTTACAGCAGCTGACTGTTTTTTATACATCTTATCCCAATAGTACGCTGCTACCAGAAGCTTATTTTTTAATGGCTGAAAGCTATTATAGGTTACATAAAATCAGTCAAGCGCTTCATTACTATAAAAAAGTAATCGAGAGCAATCAGCATGCGCTGCATATAAAAGCCGGATTGAGACTAGCTAGTATTATGTATCAGCGTAAGCAATTTCAAGAAGCACTTGGTTATTATCAAAAACTGCAAAAAATGGAACCAACAGCCAAAGCTTATGAACAGACCTTAATGGGCATAGTGAAAAGCAGTTTTGTACTCAAAAAACAGCAAGCTACCCTAGCTGCTTGCTGGCAATTGCTCAATAATCCTAACGTAACTTCTGTTGAAACAATACAGCAAGCACATCTTTATTTAGGGAAAGTGTTTATGCAACAGTCAGAATATAAAAGTGCTAAAAGCCATTTTATGAAGGCCAACATGCCGCTACATACTGTTGCGGCTGCAGAAGCACAATATTTATTAGCCCATACAACTTTTACATTAAAAGCCTATCAAGATTCCTTAAATAGCTTATTTGCGCTTATAGAAAAATATCCTCATCATATAAATTATATAGATCAGGCCTTTTTGTTAATGGCAGATAATTATATACGTTTAAATAATTTTACGCAAGCCAAAGCAACTTTAGATTCCATTATAAATAAATCAAAAAATAAAAAAACCATTGCAACCGCAAAAAAGAAAAGGAACAAGGTATCCGCTGCATTAAAAGCAAAATAA
- the holA gene encoding DNA polymerase III subunit delta, whose amino-acid sequence MIQSAETVLQKLQQGSYAPIYFLQGEESYHIDAITKQVADTLLTPAERSFNLTIFYGKECSMAALLTQARRPPIGTAKQVVIVKEAQEMSDLKQANGQKLLLNYLRCPSAATVLLFAYKYKTIDGRSLLYKALANHTVVVTAQKLYAQQLPAFIQSIVKKMGCTITDKAIGMLQTCLGNDLTKIANELHKLGINLTEGSSITDRMVETYIDLYQPFNIFALQKAIMQKDYAKSCQIVGQSAANIQAHAALPVVALLYNCFSKLIVLHETKATELTMLAQQIEVPPYFVPDYLNALKNYTLPQTLQNITYIYQADLQLKGIEPAPSTQQILQLLVFKLLHEIH is encoded by the coding sequence ATGATACAATCAGCTGAAACAGTTCTGCAGAAATTACAACAAGGTAGCTATGCCCCTATTTATTTTTTACAAGGAGAGGAATCCTACCATATAGATGCCATTACGAAGCAGGTAGCGGATACCTTACTAACACCAGCTGAAAGAAGCTTTAATTTAACCATTTTTTATGGTAAAGAATGTAGCATGGCTGCCCTGCTTACGCAAGCTAGACGTCCCCCCATTGGTACGGCTAAGCAAGTGGTTATCGTCAAAGAAGCACAAGAAATGTCAGATTTAAAGCAAGCAAATGGTCAAAAGCTACTGTTAAATTATCTACGATGTCCTTCAGCTGCTACTGTATTGCTATTTGCTTACAAATATAAAACCATAGATGGCCGAAGCTTGTTGTATAAAGCGTTGGCCAATCATACAGTAGTAGTCACTGCTCAAAAGCTATATGCGCAACAGCTTCCTGCTTTTATTCAATCTATCGTAAAGAAAATGGGATGCACGATAACGGATAAGGCCATTGGGATGCTACAAACCTGCCTAGGTAATGATTTGACTAAAATTGCTAACGAGCTCCATAAGTTAGGTATTAACCTTACCGAAGGCAGTAGCATTACAGATAGAATGGTAGAAACCTATATAGATTTATACCAACCTTTTAATATATTTGCCCTACAAAAGGCTATTATGCAAAAAGACTACGCTAAAAGCTGTCAAATCGTTGGCCAAAGTGCCGCAAATATACAAGCTCATGCGGCCTTGCCAGTAGTAGCGTTGCTGTATAATTGCTTCTCCAAACTAATCGTATTGCATGAAACCAAAGCCACTGAACTTACGATGTTAGCACAGCAAATTGAAGTGCCCCCTTACTTCGTGCCAGATTATCTTAATGCACTAAAAAACTATACGCTACCCCAAACACTACAAAATATAACCTATATCTATCAGGCTGATTTACAGTTGAAGGGTATCGAACCCGCGCCAAGCACCCAGCAAATTTTACAGCTGTTAGTTTTTAAATTATTGCATGAGATACATTAG